In one window of Cydia fagiglandana chromosome 1, ilCydFagi1.1, whole genome shotgun sequence DNA:
- the LOC134680510 gene encoding pyrokinin-1 receptor-like isoform X1, whose amino-acid sequence MGSFLRVNDTNFTNEPVDPVLIFGPQRDPMYIVIPITIMYSIIFVTGLFGNIFTCLVIIRNKSMHTATNYYLFSLAISDLLLLISGMPQEMYSIWSKWPYVFGPAFCLIRGLAAETSTNASVLTITLFTIERYLAICHPFVSHKMSKLSRATRHVVALWVAALTLALPQALQFGVRSHQGVAMCLQTRVIIQHSFEMSTFFFFFAPMALITVLYSLIGLRLKRSDLSNDVPGQKELKQKMRFTHKVHKKHSQSTKRVIKMLVAVVVAFFICWAPFHAQRLVAIYGTDEHHRPRSSLLLHAYTVLTYISGVFYYFSTSINPILYHIMSNKFREAFKNTVVRCCRPGTRAVQRSSYTTLALGRNPASSSTDNSGNNPKDGAYGDNRITRGSLRSSSDKKIKFDFERNVIYYQHKYAQTDVSFQRDLENGLHQSKGIEEKSIPKEIYVVVSTEPSEDTQDSKITLSDEPEAYIREIRDRINRRQKGYG is encoded by the exons atgggCTCTTTTTTGCGTGTGAACGACACAAACTTTACCAACGAACCTGTGGACCCCGTGCTAATATTCGGACCACAAAGGGACCCCATGTATATAGTGATACCTATTACAATAATGTACTCTATAATATTTGTGACCGGACTTTTCGGAAATATTTTCACATGCTTAGTGATAATCCGGAACAAAAGTATGCACACCGCAACAAACTATTATTTGTTTAGTTTAGCGATATCAGATTTACTTTTGCTCATTAGTGGTATGCCTCAGGAGATGTATTCGATATGGTCGAAGTGGCCGTACGTGTTCGGGCCGGCGTTCTGCCTGATCCGGGGGCTGGCGGCGGAGACGTCGACGAACGCGAGCGTGCTGACGATCACGCTGTTCACGATCGAGCGGTACCTGGCCATCTGCCACCCGTTCGTGTCGCACAAGATGTCGAAGCTGTCGCGGGCCACGCGGCACGTGGTGGCGCTGTGGGTGGCGGCGCTCACGCTGGCGCTGCCGCAGGCGCTGCAGTTCGGCGTGCGCAGCCACCAGGGCGTCGCCATGTGCCTACAGACCCGAGTCATCATACAGCACTCCTTCGAGATGTCaacattcttcttcttcttcgcccCCATGGCACTAATAACAGTACTATATTCTCTAATCGGACTGAGATTAAAAAGATCCGACTTAAGTAATGATGTACCAGGGCAAAAGGAATTAAAACAGAAAATGAGATTTACTCATAAAGTACACAAGAAGCACAGCCAGTCAACGAAGCGCGTCATAAAAATGCTAG TGGCCGTAGTAGTGGCATTCTTCATATGCTGGGCGCCGTTCCACGCGCAGAGGCTCGTGGCCATCTACGGCACGGACGAGCACCACCGGCCGCGCTCCAGCCTGCTGCTGCACGCCTACACAGTCCTCACATACATCTCGGGGGTGTTCTACTACTTCTCCACCAGCATCAACCCCATACTTTACCACATCATGTCCAACAAGTTTCGGGAAGCTTTCAAG AACACGGTGGTGCGGTGCTGCCGGCCGGGCACGCGCGCCGTACAGCGCAGCTCCTACACCACGCTCGCTCTCGGGCGCAACCCCGCCTCCAGCAGCACTGACAACTCAG GTAATAATCCTAAAGATGGCGCCTATGGTGATAACAGAATTACAAGAGGATCGCTAAGGTCATCATCAGATAAAAAGATCAAATTCGACTTTGAAcgtaatgtaatttattatCAACACAAATATGCCCAGACCGACGTTTCGTTCCAGCGAGATTTAGAAAATGGGCTTCATCAAAGTAAAGGAATAGAAGAAAAGAGCATTCCTAAAGAAATATACGTCGTAGTGTCGACGGAGCCGAGTGAAGATACTCAAGACTCCAAAATTACTCTATCAGATGAGCCTGAAGCCTACATTAGAGAAATTCGAGACAGGATCAATCGACGCCAGAAGGGATATGGATAA
- the LOC134680510 gene encoding pyrokinin-1 receptor-like isoform X2, translating to MGSFLRVNDTNFTNEPVDPVLIFGPQRDPMYIVIPITIMYSIIFVTGLFGNIFTCLVIIRNKSMHTATNYYLFSLAISDLLLLISGMPQEMYSIWSKWPYVFGPAFCLIRGLAAETSTNASVLTITLFTIERYLAICHPFVSHKMSKLSRATRHVVALWVAALTLALPQALQFGVRSHQGVAMCLQTRVIIQHSFEMSTFFFFFAPMALITVLYSLIGLRLKRSDLSNDVPGQKELKQKMRFTHKVHKKHSQSTKRVIKMLVAVVVAFFICWAPFHAQRLVAIYGTDEHHRPRSSLLLHAYTVLTYISGVFYYFSTSINPILYHIMSNKFREAFKVIIFRTRWCGAAGRARAPYSAAPTPRSLSGATPPPAALTTQVIILKMAPMVITELQEDR from the exons atgggCTCTTTTTTGCGTGTGAACGACACAAACTTTACCAACGAACCTGTGGACCCCGTGCTAATATTCGGACCACAAAGGGACCCCATGTATATAGTGATACCTATTACAATAATGTACTCTATAATATTTGTGACCGGACTTTTCGGAAATATTTTCACATGCTTAGTGATAATCCGGAACAAAAGTATGCACACCGCAACAAACTATTATTTGTTTAGTTTAGCGATATCAGATTTACTTTTGCTCATTAGTGGTATGCCTCAGGAGATGTATTCGATATGGTCGAAGTGGCCGTACGTGTTCGGGCCGGCGTTCTGCCTGATCCGGGGGCTGGCGGCGGAGACGTCGACGAACGCGAGCGTGCTGACGATCACGCTGTTCACGATCGAGCGGTACCTGGCCATCTGCCACCCGTTCGTGTCGCACAAGATGTCGAAGCTGTCGCGGGCCACGCGGCACGTGGTGGCGCTGTGGGTGGCGGCGCTCACGCTGGCGCTGCCGCAGGCGCTGCAGTTCGGCGTGCGCAGCCACCAGGGCGTCGCCATGTGCCTACAGACCCGAGTCATCATACAGCACTCCTTCGAGATGTCaacattcttcttcttcttcgcccCCATGGCACTAATAACAGTACTATATTCTCTAATCGGACTGAGATTAAAAAGATCCGACTTAAGTAATGATGTACCAGGGCAAAAGGAATTAAAACAGAAAATGAGATTTACTCATAAAGTACACAAGAAGCACAGCCAGTCAACGAAGCGCGTCATAAAAATGCTAG TGGCCGTAGTAGTGGCATTCTTCATATGCTGGGCGCCGTTCCACGCGCAGAGGCTCGTGGCCATCTACGGCACGGACGAGCACCACCGGCCGCGCTCCAGCCTGCTGCTGCACGCCTACACAGTCCTCACATACATCTCGGGGGTGTTCTACTACTTCTCCACCAGCATCAACCCCATACTTTACCACATCATGTCCAACAAGTTTCGGGAAGCTTTCAAG GTGATTATTTTCAGAACACGGTGGTGCGGTGCTGCCGGCCGGGCACGCGCGCCGTACAGCGCAGCTCCTACACCACGCTCGCTCTCGGGCGCAACCCCGCCTCCAGCAGCACTGACAACTCAG GTAATAATCCTAAAGATGGCGCCTATGGTGATAACAGAATTACAAGAGGATCGCTAA